One Candidatus Nitrososphaera evergladensis SR1 genomic window carries:
- the arsM gene encoding arsenite methyltransferase, translating into MNNNGNIKEKVREKYGRVALLQDSCCGPGECGCGTSLSPMEAAGATGYSKEDLSSVPEAAILGAGCGAPLNFADLKEGETVVDLGSGAGIDVFLSAKRVGAGGRAIGIDMTDEMLAKARKNASEHGGYENVEFRKGDIEERIPLEDASADAVISNCVINLTLDKVKTFSEIHRVLKDGGRMVISDIVTDSEAEAVDPEEWCSCIDGALTKENYVAAIKKAGFGNATVLEERPYIEKVDGRRLSSIVVRAMK; encoded by the coding sequence ATGAACAACAACGGGAACATCAAGGAAAAAGTGAGGGAAAAGTACGGCAGGGTGGCGCTGTTGCAGGATTCATGCTGCGGGCCCGGCGAATGCGGATGCGGCACATCATTATCGCCAATGGAGGCTGCAGGTGCGACAGGGTACAGCAAGGAAGACCTGTCGTCCGTGCCTGAAGCGGCTATACTGGGCGCAGGGTGCGGCGCGCCGTTGAATTTTGCGGATCTGAAGGAAGGCGAGACTGTCGTGGACCTTGGCTCCGGGGCCGGCATTGACGTGTTCCTGTCTGCCAAGCGCGTCGGCGCAGGCGGCAGGGCGATTGGCATCGACATGACCGATGAAATGCTTGCAAAGGCAAGGAAAAACGCAAGCGAGCACGGCGGCTATGAAAACGTCGAATTCAGAAAGGGCGACATCGAGGAGCGAATACCGCTTGAAGATGCAAGCGCCGACGCCGTGATAAGCAACTGCGTCATCAACCTGACTCTTGACAAGGTAAAAACATTTTCCGAGATTCACAGGGTGCTAAAAGACGGCGGCAGGATGGTCATTTCTGACATTGTCACCGACAGCGAGGCCGAGGCAGTCGACCCGGAGGAATGGTGCAGCTGCATCGACGGCGCGCTCACAAAGGAAAACTATGTTGCCGCCATAAAAAAAGCAGGCTTTGGAAACGCAACGGTCCTTGAGGAGCGTCCTTACATTGAAAAGGTGGACGGGCGGAGGCTTTCAAGCATCGTGGTAAGAGCCATGAAATGA
- a CDS encoding arsenate reductase ArsC: MNDQQQRQQEKTVLFVCVENAGRSQMAEGFFRKYAPKGYRAISAGTRPAQEINPLAVQAMKEAGVDISRQRSKVIDDDMVRGCAVAVNMGCMDKSECPLLFLNNPVDWGIEDPKGKPIEKVRLIRDDIERRVKELVRDLENSG, encoded by the coding sequence ATGAACGATCAGCAGCAACGACAACAAGAAAAGACAGTGCTTTTCGTGTGCGTCGAAAACGCAGGCAGGAGCCAGATGGCGGAGGGCTTTTTCCGGAAATACGCGCCAAAAGGCTACAGGGCGATAAGCGCCGGGACGCGGCCGGCGCAAGAGATAAACCCGCTTGCTGTGCAGGCCATGAAGGAGGCAGGAGTCGACATCAGCAGGCAAAGGAGCAAGGTAATAGATGACGACATGGTACGCGGCTGTGCCGTGGCCGTCAACATGGGCTGCATGGACAAGTCCGAATGCCCGCTCTTGTTCCTGAACAACCCCGTCGACTGGGGCATAGAGGACCCAAAGGGCAAGCCGATTGAAAAGGTGCGCCTTATCCGCGACGACATTGAGAGAAGAGTAAAGGAGCTTGTCAGAGACCTCGAAAACAGCGGTTAG
- a CDS encoding MIP/aquaporin family protein, producing MSETSKTAVRLAADKKRFLAELVGTFVIVVFATGSVVIDARLGGVLGTPFAAICPAIAVALMVYAFGKISMAHFNPAVTLGFLITGHITPRQFPVYFAAEIIGALLASAFVAFAIGTEANLGANAPNYSFPLPLIIAAEVLATGLLMAVIYVAVYTRGLRGFGGIAIGGMIGLDILFLSFVSGASMNPARSLAPALLSGFITDLWLYWTATFAGAAVVATVVARKKKLLFR from the coding sequence TTGTCAGAGACCTCGAAAACAGCGGTTAGGCTGGCCGCGGACAAAAAGAGGTTCCTTGCAGAGCTTGTCGGCACGTTTGTAATAGTGGTTTTTGCCACCGGCTCTGTCGTAATTGACGCTAGGCTTGGCGGCGTCCTTGGCACGCCCTTTGCAGCGATATGCCCCGCAATAGCGGTTGCGCTGATGGTATACGCCTTTGGGAAAATATCGATGGCGCATTTCAACCCCGCCGTTACGCTTGGCTTTTTGATAACGGGGCACATTACGCCCCGGCAGTTCCCGGTGTATTTTGCGGCAGAAATAATTGGCGCGCTGCTGGCAAGCGCGTTTGTCGCCTTTGCGATAGGCACGGAGGCAAACCTTGGGGCAAACGCGCCAAATTACTCTTTTCCACTTCCTCTCATAATAGCAGCAGAAGTCCTTGCCACCGGGCTCTTGATGGCTGTCATTTATGTCGCAGTATACACAAGGGGGTTGCGGGGCTTTGGCGGCATCGCCATCGGAGGCATGATAGGCCTTGACATTTTGTTTCTGTCGTTTGTATCAGGCGCATCGATGAACCCGGCAAGGTCGCTTGCGCCAGCGCTGCTCTCCGGGTTTATCACAGATTTGTGGCTGTACTGGACGGCGACCTTTGCCGGCGCGGCCGTAGTCGCAACGGTTGTTGCACGCAAAA